A single region of the Serinus canaria isolate serCan28SL12 chromosome 1, serCan2020, whole genome shotgun sequence genome encodes:
- the KLHL34 gene encoding kelch-like protein 34 yields the protein MSYFLSYCKAHCTAVLAQYQSLRSEGFLCDILLKVKENEFPAHKSLLACSSDYFRAMFKSYTQESKASVIHLQVVSPTGLQHILDFIYTSLLPLSFESLEDTLEAASYLQVTDAISLCNQYLVNNLALENCCYSANVARKFYLPDALAAAEKYIIKNVWKLLDLDLSGLLELNFRSLLAVIQSADLPMVEECRLLNLVLLWLKQDKSRLDHASSLLEHIRYGLIPVEELRKTYTQSEVSLSAGIKCMIIKAINYHTSVYKQPVLQDKSTTLRNQKTRIILLGGGTASEGLVTDVVAFDVYNHKWRTLTQLHDRVQNHSVCVVGNFLYVLGGEIQTATLGDAKTGKTLLVTNKVHRYDPRFNTWTQITAMLEKRCQFSCCVLGKNILAIGGRGEDGSLHSSVEVYDISRDRWTKARELPCRIHGHASAVCKNTIYISGGKYSAPASTSNDVYSLSSLEGQWVKRAPMSIARFGHQMATIRGSIFTFLGLYEPFSEIERYDPDQNQWTRLKPLVYDRFSYGLAVVEETALLIGGKKWQNSLEVSTQDVVGYDIDNDGWEEICKAPLPWWGLQCAVLQLSEVAEEQDSDSHQKKLPNC from the coding sequence ATGAGTTACTTCCTGTCCTACTGCAAAGCACACTGCACCGCCGTGCTCGCCCAGTACCAGAGCCTGAGATCAGAGGGCTTTCTCTGTGACATTCTGctgaaagtgaaagaaaacGAGTTTCCTGCACACAAGTCCTTGTTGGCGTGCTCCAGCGACTACTTCCGAGCCATGTTCAAAAGTTATACCCAAGAGTCTAAAGCCAGTGTCATTCACCTACAAGTTGTCTCACCCACTGGGCTCCAGCACATCCTGGATTTCATTTACACATCCTTGCTGCCCCTTTCCTTTGAAAGCCTGGAGGATACCTTGGAAGCTGCAAGCTATTTGCAAGTGACTGATGCTATCAGCTTGTGCAATCAGTACTTAGTGAACAATCTTGCCTTGGAAAACTGCTGCTACTCTGCCAACGTGGCCAGGAAGTTCTACCTGCCAGATGCCCtagcagctgcagaaaaatacattatcaAAAATGTCTGGAAGCTGCTGGACTTGGATTTGTCAGGACTTCTCGAGCTGAACTTCAGGTCTTTGCTAGCAGTGATTCAATCAGCAGACCTCCCCATGGTGGAAGAATGCCGCCTGTTGAATCTTGTCCTGCTGTGGTTGAAGCAGGATAAATCCAGGCTGGATCATGCAAGCAGCCTTTTAGAGCACATAAGATATGGTCTCATCCCAGTGGAAGAGCTGAGAAAAACCTACACACAGTCAGAAGTGTCCCTCTCAGCAGGTATTAAGTGCATGATcataaaagcaataaattatCACACATCTGTATACAaacagcctgtcctgcaggatAAGTCCACCACACTGAGGAACCAGAAAACTCGGATCATTCTGCTGGGGGGAGGCACAGCAAGTGAGGGGCTGGTCACCGATGTGGTGGCCTTCGATGTTTACAATCACAAATGGAGAACCCTCACCCAGCTGCACGACAGGGTGCAGAACCACAGCGTGTGTGTGGTGGGGAACTTCCTCTATGTCCTGGGTGGGGAAATACAAACTGCTACCCTGGGTGATGCTAAAACTGGAAAGACCTTATTGGTTACAAACAAGGTCCATCGGTATGATCCAAGATTTAACACATGGACCCAAATCACGGCAATGCTGGAAAAGAGATGccagttttcctgctgtgtcctAGGCAAGAATATCCTTGCCATTGGTGGAAGGGGTGAGGACGGGTCGCTGCATTCATCTGTGGAAGTCTATGACATCAGCAGGGATAGATGGACCAAGGCCAGGGAATTGCCATGCAGGATACATGGTCATGCCAGTGCTGTTTGCAAGAACACCATATACATCTCTGGGGGCAAGTACTCGGCCCCAGCCAGCACAAGCAATGACGTTTATTCTCTGAGCTCGCTTGAAGGGCAGTGGGTGAAACGTGCCCCAATGAGCATTGCTCGGTTTGGGCATCAGATGGCAACGATCAGGGGATCCATATTCACCTTTCTGGGATTATATGAACCTTTCTCTGAAATAGAAAGGTATGACCCAGATCAAAACCAATGGACTCGGCTGAAACCACTGGTCTACGATCGATTCTCCTACGGCCTGGCAGTGGTAGAGGAAACAGCTCTTCTTATTGGGGGAAAGAAGTGGCAAAACTCCCTGGAGGTCTCCACACAAGACGTGGTTGGCTATGACATTGACAATGATGGCTGGGAAGAGATCTGCAAGGCCCCTCTGCCCTGGTGGGGGCTGCAGTGTGCCGTGCTCCAGCTCTCCGAGGTGGCCGAGGAGCAGGACAGTGACAGCCACCAGAAGAAGCTGCCCAActgctga